The Mycolicibacterium doricum genome includes a region encoding these proteins:
- a CDS encoding type II toxin-antitoxin system PemK/MazF family toxin — translation MRGEVFPLHAPRGNRGHEQGGFRYAVVVQSDQLPLSTWLVAPTSTSARAASFRPEVKIGGLNTRVLAEQTAAIDPGRLGKSVGFLSFDEMRRVDAALRVVLDL, via the coding sequence GTGCGTGGTGAGGTCTTTCCGTTGCATGCCCCGCGGGGCAACCGCGGTCACGAACAGGGCGGTTTCCGCTACGCCGTCGTCGTTCAGTCGGATCAACTGCCACTGTCAACCTGGCTGGTTGCACCGACGTCGACGTCGGCTCGTGCCGCCAGCTTCCGACCCGAAGTTAAAATCGGCGGCCTCAACACCCGGGTGCTTGCTGAGCAGACTGCAGCGATAGATCCAGGCCGGCTCGGCAAGAGTGTCGGGTTCCTGAGCTTCGACGAAATGCGCCGCGTCGATGCAGCTCTACGCGTCGTCCTCGATCTCTGA
- a CDS encoding antitoxin MazE family protein, whose translation MGVRERVGEYRRRMRERGLRPLQVWVPDVRTESFAAEAHRQSSLVARADESSDDQEFIEAVSTPWDKE comes from the coding sequence ATGGGGGTGAGAGAAAGGGTCGGCGAGTACCGACGGCGCATGCGGGAGCGGGGCCTGCGCCCGCTGCAGGTCTGGGTACCTGACGTGCGCACCGAGAGTTTTGCCGCCGAAGCTCATCGCCAATCCTCGCTGGTGGCACGGGCGGACGAAAGCAGCGATGACCAGGAATTCATCGAAGCTGTCTCGACGCCATGGGACAAGGAGTGA
- a CDS encoding type II toxin-antitoxin system PemK/MazF family toxin, which translates to MNRGEIWTVAGSVYATKPRPAVIVQDDLFDATTSVTVAPISSALLDAPLMRIRIAGGDGRLSGLDHDSDVMIDKLTTVRRSNVHARVGRLTAEQVVEVERAMMAFLGLAR; encoded by the coding sequence GTGAACCGAGGAGAGATCTGGACCGTAGCGGGGAGTGTCTACGCGACAAAACCGCGTCCCGCGGTGATTGTCCAGGATGATCTGTTCGATGCCACCACGTCGGTGACGGTTGCGCCGATCAGCAGCGCATTACTGGACGCTCCGCTAATGCGCATTCGGATAGCCGGCGGAGACGGTCGGTTATCCGGACTCGACCACGACAGTGACGTGATGATCGACAAGCTCACAACTGTCAGGAGATCTAACGTCCACGCGCGAGTCGGTCGACTGACTGCAGAACAAGTCGTCGAAGTGGAGCGAGCGATGATGGCATTTCTCGGCCTTGCACGGTAA